One Alkaliphilus sp. B6464 genomic window carries:
- a CDS encoding redox-sensing transcriptional repressor Rex: MAVIRRLPKYHRYLKELLDKEIYRISSKELSRLIGFTASQIRQDLNCFGGFGQQGYGYNVEELYNEIGKILGLDKTYKLIIIGAGNLGQAIANYTSFEKSGFELLALFDINPKLIGMKIRDIPFRDVDELEQFTLDNHVDIAVVCTPKEFAQGIVDKLNEKNVKGIWNFAPTDLKVPKDIIVENVHLSESLFTLSYLLNEREAENNKQE; this comes from the coding sequence ATGGCAGTAATTAGAAGATTACCAAAATATCATAGGTATTTAAAAGAATTATTAGACAAAGAAATTTACCGTATCTCGTCAAAAGAGTTAAGCAGATTAATAGGTTTTACCGCATCTCAAATTCGTCAAGATTTAAATTGTTTTGGTGGATTTGGACAACAGGGGTATGGATATAATGTTGAAGAATTATATAATGAAATTGGTAAAATATTAGGTTTAGATAAAACCTATAAATTAATTATCATCGGGGCTGGTAATTTAGGGCAGGCAATTGCTAACTATACTAGCTTTGAAAAGTCTGGTTTTGAGCTATTAGCACTGTTTGATATAAATCCTAAATTGATAGGAATGAAAATTAGAGATATTCCATTTCGTGATGTAGATGAATTAGAACAGTTTACTTTAGATAATCATGTGGATATTGCTGTTGTTTGTACACCAAAAGAATTTGCCCAAGGTATAGTAGATAAGCTTAATGAAAAAAATGTTAAAGGAATTTGGAACTTTGCACCTACAGATCTAAAGGTACCAAAAGACATTATAGTAGAAAATGTGCATCTTAGTGAAAGCTTATTTACGTTGTCATACCTATTGAATGAAAGAGAAGCAGAAAATAATAAACAAGAGTGA
- a CDS encoding 4Fe-4S binding protein → MAYKISDACISCGACEPECPVSVISAGDTQYVIDPEGCIECGACANVCPVDAPQAE, encoded by the coding sequence ATGGCTTATAAAATTTCAGATGCATGTATTAGTTGTGGTGCTTGTGAACCAGAATGTCCAGTAAGTGTTATTTCAGCTGGAGATACACAATACGTAATCGATCCAGAAGGCTGTATCGAATGCGGTGCATGTGCTAACGTTTGTCCAGTAGATGCTCCACAAGCAGAATAA
- a CDS encoding ABC-F family ATP-binding cassette domain-containing protein → MIVLSCNNICKSFGIDIILNNISFSINKGEKVGLVGVNGAGKSTLFKILTNQLSYDTGELFISKSTTIGHLEQSTILNENSSIMEECMSIFQHLIDMEQNLRSLEIDIANLSNNEEQSHYLDEAMHKYSILLEEFNEKNGYGFRSEIKGVLKGLGFLDEEFVQPIYQLSGGQKTRVALAKLLLTHPDLLLLDEPTNHLDIEAVEWLEGFLRDYDGTILMISHDRYFLDQMVNRIFEIENHSLTSYNGNFSIFMEKKRILIEQQIKEYIEQQKELDRQKDIVRRLRQHGTEKLMNRAKSREKQLEKIEQMEAPIVYRNKAFIRFEAQVKSGNDVLSLQNVSKSFNNNMLFENVAFDIYKGEKVALIGPNGIGKSTLFKIILDEFKANSGNIRLGHNVFTGYYDQEQKNLNYSKTALDEIWDDHINLNQTEVRTLLGSFLFKGDDVFKTVESLSGGEKGRLSLLKLILSKSNLLLLDEPTNHLDIDSKEVLEEALINYDGTVFVISHDRYFLNRVATKIIELSPNGNETYLGNYDYYTQKKKEKLSMNEPEAKEEKTKTQLKEEKRKEREERENLRAIAKTQKKLEAEILELEEKINELEELMCREEIYSNEEKSKEVHQETQKLKESLELLYSEWEEIIDM, encoded by the coding sequence ATGATTGTCTTATCTTGTAATAATATATGTAAATCCTTTGGTATAGATATAATTCTGAATAATATTAGCTTTAGTATAAATAAAGGCGAGAAGGTTGGCCTTGTAGGAGTTAATGGTGCCGGTAAATCTACCCTCTTTAAGATTTTAACCAATCAACTGTCGTATGATACAGGGGAATTATTTATTTCTAAATCTACTACAATTGGTCATCTAGAACAAAGTACAATATTAAATGAAAATTCTAGTATTATGGAAGAATGTATGAGTATATTTCAACATTTAATCGATATGGAGCAAAACCTGCGCAGTCTAGAAATAGACATTGCTAACTTGAGTAATAATGAAGAACAATCACATTACCTAGATGAAGCTATGCATAAGTATTCCATTTTACTAGAAGAATTTAATGAAAAAAATGGATACGGCTTTCGTAGTGAAATAAAAGGTGTATTAAAGGGATTGGGCTTTTTAGATGAAGAATTTGTGCAACCCATATATCAATTAAGTGGCGGACAGAAAACACGTGTAGCCTTAGCAAAGCTTTTGCTAACTCATCCTGATCTTTTATTATTGGACGAGCCTACAAACCACTTAGATATTGAAGCCGTTGAGTGGCTTGAAGGTTTTTTAAGAGATTATGATGGAACTATATTAATGATATCTCATGATCGTTATTTTCTGGATCAAATGGTTAATAGAATTTTTGAAATTGAAAATCATAGCCTAACTAGCTACAATGGTAATTTTTCAATATTTATGGAAAAGAAAAGAATCTTAATAGAGCAACAAATAAAAGAGTATATAGAACAACAAAAAGAGCTGGATAGACAAAAAGATATAGTTAGAAGACTTAGGCAGCACGGAACAGAAAAGCTAATGAATAGGGCAAAAAGTCGCGAAAAACAATTAGAGAAGATAGAACAAATGGAGGCCCCTATAGTATATAGAAATAAAGCGTTTATTCGTTTTGAAGCTCAAGTAAAAAGCGGTAACGATGTTTTATCTTTACAGAATGTTAGCAAAAGTTTTAATAACAATATGTTGTTTGAAAATGTTGCCTTTGATATATATAAAGGAGAAAAGGTTGCCTTAATTGGTCCTAATGGAATAGGTAAATCTACATTATTTAAAATAATATTAGATGAGTTTAAGGCTAATAGCGGAAATATACGGTTAGGTCACAATGTTTTTACTGGCTACTATGATCAAGAACAAAAAAATCTTAATTATAGTAAAACCGCCTTAGATGAAATTTGGGACGACCATATTAATTTAAATCAAACAGAAGTACGAACACTTCTGGGATCCTTTCTTTTTAAAGGTGATGATGTTTTTAAAACAGTAGAATCCTTAAGTGGTGGCGAAAAGGGGAGACTTTCTCTGCTTAAGCTTATTTTATCCAAATCTAATTTACTACTATTAGATGAGCCAACTAACCACTTAGATATTGACTCTAAAGAAGTTTTAGAGGAAGCATTGATAAATTACGATGGTACAGTATTTGTTATCTCCCATGATCGTTATTTTTTAAATAGGGTGGCTACTAAAATTATAGAACTTAGTCCAAATGGTAATGAAACCTATCTTGGTAATTATGACTACTATACTCAAAAGAAAAAAGAAAAGTTATCAATGAATGAACCTGAAGCAAAAGAAGAAAAAACAAAAACACAGTTAAAAGAAGAAAAAAGAAAAGAAAGAGAAGAAAGAGAAAACTTAAGAGCCATAGCTAAAACTCAAAAAAAACTTGAGGCAGAAATTTTAGAGTTAGAAGAAAAAATAAATGAATTAGAAGAATTAAT
- a CDS encoding MarR family winged helix-turn-helix transcriptional regulator encodes MRNYYAQIHEYLEKLISNIIVLDKKGVNNNGFYLSITDLLILKLLGHGEGKKMFEVMDIINIDRNAFKTIINRLIIQDYVVKSRSDDDKRAYFLQLTDKGRRVFEEITDKEKQMIFSLLNDFTFNEEKAILKFLVKLEMLNREKK; translated from the coding sequence ATGAGAAATTATTATGCCCAAATACATGAATATTTGGAAAAATTAATTAGTAATATTATTGTATTAGATAAAAAAGGCGTTAACAACAATGGATTCTATCTGTCTATTACTGATCTTTTAATCCTAAAATTACTAGGACATGGAGAAGGTAAGAAGATGTTTGAAGTAATGGATATAATAAATATAGATCGTAATGCTTTCAAGACAATAATTAATCGATTGATTATTCAAGACTATGTAGTTAAGAGTAGAAGTGACGATGATAAAAGAGCATATTTTTTACAATTAACGGATAAGGGTAGAAGAGTATTTGAAGAAATTACAGATAAAGAGAAACAGATGATTTTCTCTTTACTTAACGATTTTACATTTAATGAAGAAAAGGCTATATTAAAGTTTCTTGTAAAATTAGAAATGCTAAATAGAGAAAAAAAGTAG